One region of Thunnus thynnus chromosome 14, fThuThy2.1, whole genome shotgun sequence genomic DNA includes:
- the chrm3a gene encoding muscarinic acetylcholine receptor M3 yields the protein MTSNSTDPGLFLTANTSPPAAGAYPQSNALHQGGTGGGPWLVFHVNTLGDNSSSTSKLLNLTSESQNGNQTAAFDSLGGHPVWQVVLIVLLTGMLSLVTIIGNILVVVSFKVNRQLKTVNNYFLLSLAVADLIIGVISMNLYTAYLVMGHWAMGNWACDLWLAIDYVASNASVMNLLVISFDRYFSVTRPLTYRAKRTTKRAGIMIGLAWFVSLVLWAPAILLWQYFEGQRTVPPDQCYIQFLSEPTITFCTAMAAFYLPVTIMSVLYWRIYKETENRSKELAGLQGSGSRGGVGGRSGNGGSERARFVHQTGSSRSCSSYELTSLSQRKSTCRELVGRFHCWPGVRSWRPGSTRQGEGDPDQSSSDSWNNNDAAVSLDHSGSSEDEDCGGGEMISQSHAIFSIVLSLPGIKAAVNSQLTSCEDLDAASEEDPLRGAEYNRDSLSTVTTNTTAAATPDGANNTENSYHQRFCSRKSQTMPNIQATSNTGSLDGPPTTPSTATNTTTTSTATKSPTVPMSFKEAALAKRFASRARTQITKRKRMSLVKERKAAQTLSAILFAFIITWTPYNIMVLINAFCKDCIPETLWALGYWLCYVNSTVNPMCYALCNKTFRTTFKMILLCRWDKKKRRRQQFQQRQSVVFHRRIPRESM from the coding sequence ATGACCTCCAACAGCACAGACCCTGGTCTCTTCCTGACTGCCAACACCTCGCCACCAGCGGCAGGAGCCTACCCACAATCCAATGCTCTCCACCAAGGAGGAACTGGAGGAGGCCCTTGGTTGGTTTTTCATGTGAATACCCTGGGTGACAATTCCTCTTCCACCAGCAAACTCTTAAATCTCACCTCTGAATCACAAAATGGAAACCAAACTGCAGCCTTTGACTCCTTGGGTGGCCACCCTGTGTGGCAGGTTGTCCTCATTGTCTTGCTGACAGGCATGCTGTCACTGGTCACCATCATCGGCAACATCTTGGTAGTGGTATCCTTCAAGGTTAATCGCCAGCTAAAAACAGTCAATAACTACTTTCTGCTGAGCTTGGCTGTGGCTGACCTCATCATAGGGGTCATCTCCATGAACCTCTACACAGCTTATCTTGTGATGGGCCACTGGGCCATGGGCAACTGGGCCTGCGACCTGTGGCTGGCTATAGACTATGTGGCCAGCAATGCATCAGTTATGAACCTACTGGTCATCAGTTTTGACCGCTACTTTTCAGTAACCAGGCCTCTGACTTACCGAGCCAAACGGACCACAAAGCGGGCTGGGATCATGATTGGCTTAGCCTGGTTTGTTTCTCTTGTTCTGTGGGCCCCAGCCATCCTTCTATGGCAATATTTTGAGGGTCAAAGGACAGTACCCCCAGATCAATGCTACATCCAGTTCCTCTCAGAGCCCACTATAACCTTCTGCACAGCCATGGCAGCTTTCTACCTGCCTGTGACGATAATGAGCGTTCTCTACTGGCGGATTTACAAGGAGACCGAAAACCGTTCAAAAGAGTTAGCTGGATTGCAGGGTTCAGGGTCTCGTGGTGGGGTAGGAGGAAGAAGTGGGAATGGTGGCAGTGAGAGAGCCCGTTTTGTGCATCAGACAGGAAGTTCCAGAAGTTGCAGCAGCTACGAGCTGACCAGTTTGTCTCAGAGAAAGAGCACATGTCGGGAGCTGGTTGGCCGCTTCCATTGCTGGCCTGGGGTTCGTTCTTGGAGACCTGGTAGCACCCGACAAGGAGAGGGAGACCCAGACcagagcagcagtgacagctGGAACAATAATGATGCTGCAGTCTCATTGGACCACTCTGGGTCTTCGGAGGATGAAGACTGTGGAGGCGGAGAGATGATCTCCCAGAGTCATGCTATTTTCTCCATTGTTCTCAGCCTGCCTGGTATTAAGGCTGCTGTCAACTCCCAACTCACTTCATGTGAGGATCTGGATGCAGCCTCAGAAGAGGACCCCCTCAGAGGGGCGGAGTATAACCGAGACAGCCTCTCAACAGTCACCACCAACACCACTGCCGCCGCCACTCCTGACGGAGCAAACAATACAGAGAATAGCTACCACCAACGCTTCTGCTCACGCAAGAGTCAGACCATGCCTAACATCCAGGCTACGTCTAACACAGGCTCCCTGGATGGTCCCCCAACAACCCCTAGCACTGCCACCAACACTACTACCACCAGCACAGCCACCAAATCCCCCACTGTCCCAATGTCCTTCAAGGAGGCAGCTCTAGCTAAGCGTTTTGCATCCCGAGCTCGGACTCAGATCACCAAGAGGAAACGCATGTCCTTAGTGAAGGAGAGGAAGGCAGCTCAAACTCTCAGCGCCATCCTCTTTGCTTTCATCATCACATGGACACCTTACAACATCATGGTGCTGATCAATGCCTTCTGTAAAGATTGCATCCCGGAGACCCTATGGGCACTGGGGTACTGGCTGTGCTACGTTAACAGCACAGTCAACCCCATGTGCTACGCCCTGTGCAACAAGACTTTCCGTACAACCTTTAAGATGATACTGCTGTGCCGCTGggacaagaaaaaaaggagaaggcAGCAGTTCCAGCAAAGGCAGTCAGTGGTCTTCCACAGGAGGATTCCCAGGGAGTCCATGTAA